A genome region from Flavobacterium sp. CFS9 includes the following:
- a CDS encoding GNAT family N-acetyltransferase codes for MELKWKIKPFEALNVNELYDLLKLRSEIFVVEQNCVYLDLDGKDKKALHLIGEYDGKIVAYVRLFDAGISFDNASIGRVVVDANYRDRKWGHDLMREAIAAIKSNFNKEAITIGAQLYLKKFYESHGFVQTSEMYLEDDIEHIEMTRN; via the coding sequence ATGGAGCTAAAATGGAAAATAAAGCCTTTTGAGGCGTTAAATGTAAACGAGCTATACGATTTGCTCAAATTAAGAAGTGAGATCTTTGTAGTCGAGCAAAACTGCGTTTATTTAGACCTTGACGGTAAAGACAAGAAAGCATTACACCTGATTGGAGAGTATGATGGGAAAATTGTAGCCTATGTACGTTTATTCGACGCGGGGATTAGCTTTGATAATGCTTCGATCGGACGTGTGGTGGTAGATGCCAATTACCGTGACCGAAAATGGGGACATGATCTGATGCGTGAAGCCATTGCGGCCATAAAATCAAATTTTAATAAAGAGGCGATTACGATTGGAGCTCAATTGTATTTAAAAAAATTTTACGAAAGCCACGGATTCGTGCAAACTAGCGAAATGTACTTGGAAGACGATATTGAGCACATTGAAATGACTCGTAATTAG
- a CDS encoding DUF4837 family protein, with amino-acid sequence MNKTHFLLVLLPLLFISCFKNDKQTETVSGKTNTISVIIDDQLWYGEVGDSIRNKFASPVLGLTQEEPIFTINQYPARLLEGFVTDSRSIIVVKKAAADKFEVTHSASLPHNTFRIYGKSVDDIICSIELNSAQIIKVIRDTEIKKIQEDNSKSLLNPAILKNKFHIDLQIPVGYEYMLHKKNFIWLKKDIISGNTSLLIYQIPIRSFEKSSNVVDNIIRMRDSVGYYIKGKEPKTRMITGEAYAPYFSTISLDGKKAYETKGTWELKNDFMAGPFINYAIVDEMYNRILVIEGFCYSPSNEERDLMLDLEAIIKSVKIDKR; translated from the coding sequence ATGAATAAAACCCATTTTTTATTAGTACTGCTTCCGCTGCTGTTCATTTCATGCTTTAAAAATGATAAGCAGACTGAAACTGTATCCGGAAAGACCAATACTATTTCTGTCATTATAGATGATCAGTTGTGGTACGGTGAAGTAGGCGACAGCATTCGAAATAAATTTGCTTCACCGGTTTTAGGACTTACACAGGAAGAACCGATATTTACGATCAATCAGTATCCGGCCCGTTTGCTGGAAGGTTTTGTTACCGACAGCCGTAGCATTATTGTGGTAAAAAAAGCTGCCGCCGATAAGTTCGAAGTCACACACAGTGCTTCTCTGCCTCATAATACTTTTAGAATTTACGGAAAGTCTGTCGATGATATCATCTGCAGTATCGAACTCAATTCCGCACAAATTATCAAAGTAATCCGTGATACCGAGATCAAAAAAATTCAGGAGGATAATAGTAAATCCTTGTTGAATCCGGCCATTTTAAAAAACAAGTTTCATATCGATCTTCAAATACCAGTTGGATATGAATACATGCTGCATAAAAAGAACTTTATTTGGCTTAAAAAAGACATCATTAGCGGAAACACCAGTCTGCTCATCTATCAAATCCCGATTCGCAGTTTTGAGAAAAGTTCAAATGTAGTAGACAACATTATCCGAATGCGCGATTCGGTTGGTTATTACATCAAAGGCAAGGAACCTAAAACACGTATGATTACGGGAGAGGCCTACGCACCTTATTTCTCGACAATTTCATTAGATGGAAAGAAGGCTTATGAAACCAAAGGCACCTGGGAACTTAAGAATGATTTTATGGCGGGACCCTTTATCAACTATGCTATTGTCGACGAAATGTACAACCGAATTCTGGTAATCGAAGGATTTTGTTATTCGCCCTCCAATGAAGAACGTGATTTAATGCTGGATCTGGAAGCAATCATAAAATCAGTTAAAATTGATAAAAGGTAA
- a CDS encoding DUF1579 domain-containing protein: MKDLIAVLLLVMCFASCKKEVKITTETAGSSDSIKKEEPVAEQPVDSAAQMKAWQEYATPGAPHKLMADEVGTWNCEMTFWSEPNGKPEKATSTANVKMILGGRYQESNYQGTMMGQAFEGKSTLAYNNASKEYTTTFIDNMGTGMLVATGKYDESTKSMELKGDMVNPVNGKKTPYREIYTIVDAKTRKMEMFDVKNGEEFKSMEIIMKKK, translated from the coding sequence ATGAAAGATTTAATTGCAGTATTATTACTAGTCATGTGTTTTGCTTCCTGCAAAAAAGAAGTAAAGATAACAACAGAAACAGCAGGTTCTTCTGATAGCATTAAAAAAGAAGAACCGGTAGCGGAGCAGCCTGTTGATTCGGCAGCACAAATGAAAGCGTGGCAGGAATATGCAACTCCTGGAGCTCCTCATAAATTAATGGCAGATGAGGTGGGAACCTGGAATTGTGAGATGACCTTCTGGTCAGAACCAAACGGGAAACCTGAAAAAGCCACTTCAACAGCAAACGTTAAAATGATTCTTGGCGGACGTTATCAGGAATCGAACTATCAGGGAACCATGATGGGACAAGCTTTTGAAGGTAAAAGTACCTTAGCCTATAACAATGCCAGTAAAGAATACACCACCACTTTTATCGATAATATGGGAACCGGTATGCTGGTGGCAACAGGCAAGTACGATGAAAGCACCAAAAGTATGGAGTTAAAAGGCGACATGGTTAATCCCGTAAACGGTAAAAAGACACCCTACAGAGAAATTTATACCATTGTAGATGCTAAAACACGTAAGATGGAAATGTTTGATGTAAAAAATGGTGAAGAATTCAAGAGCATGGAAATCATTATGAAGAAAAAATAA
- a CDS encoding OmpA family protein translates to MKLYRALFLFLIYNLSAQQKPIETIYFEFDKFDLTPKQTEVVNRFIKSIDTSKVESVQIYGYCDDRGNDEYNFRLSNNRAATIQNLLVRAGFNQGKIVILEGKGRVVVRPDTIENLHETRTRNRRVDLIAVKKNSFGKGIYNSFPNKLKIGDKIFLDNILFDIGSSKLTSNSKKELDKVAAILEKQIGLKFEIRGHVCCTPDIYTDGIDRATNERRLSWNRAKTVFYYLSSKKISKNRMTYQGCGNKYPLGKGDNLDRRVEFLITKI, encoded by the coding sequence ATGAAACTTTACAGAGCCTTATTTCTGTTTCTCATTTACAATTTATCGGCACAGCAAAAACCTATTGAAACCATTTATTTCGAATTTGACAAGTTCGACCTTACACCAAAACAAACCGAAGTTGTAAACCGTTTTATTAAAAGTATCGACACCTCTAAAGTTGAGTCGGTACAAATATATGGCTATTGTGATGATCGCGGAAACGACGAATACAACTTCCGTTTGTCTAACAATCGCGCAGCTACCATTCAGAACTTATTGGTTCGCGCAGGCTTCAACCAGGGTAAAATTGTTATTCTGGAAGGAAAAGGCCGTGTGGTTGTACGGCCTGATACTATCGAAAATTTACATGAAACCCGTACCCGAAACCGGCGGGTTGACTTAATTGCTGTAAAGAAAAACAGCTTTGGGAAGGGAATTTACAACTCATTCCCTAACAAACTTAAAATTGGCGACAAGATCTTCTTAGACAATATTTTATTTGATATTGGAAGTTCAAAACTTACGTCAAACTCTAAAAAGGAATTAGATAAAGTTGCGGCTATCTTAGAAAAACAAATTGGTTTAAAATTCGAAATCAGAGGTCATGTTTGTTGTACTCCTGATATCTACACCGACGGAATTGACAGAGCCACCAATGAAAGAAGGCTTTCCTGGAACCGGGCCAAAACCGTTTTTTACTACCTCAGCTCCAAAAAAATCTCCAAAAACCGAATGACTTATCAGGGCTGCGGTAATAAATACCCACTTGGAAAAGGAGATAATCTGGATCGTCGTGTTGAGTTTTTGATTACTAAGATTTAA